The genomic region AATATCGAGTTGACATCTCCGTTTATTGAATGGAGGAATTGTAACTTCCGCGCACATCATTCCCACACTGTCTTTAATATCAAAGCCTCTGTCCGCTAACACTACATCACCAGGCAACAGTTTGTTAAGAAGCCCACAATTTTCAGTTATGTGCTTGTCAGATGCTCGCCCCTCCCATCCCTTTGAAACAAATGAAATTAGGCCTTGGGGTGTAATTCCtatcaaatatttaattgtgtgtgtacCTTTGTAGTGGGAAAAGGATTGTGCACACGCCATTGAATTTTGCCTCTCTGTATGTATTTCAAAACAGTCAACAATAATCGGTACACGCTTTCCAAAAGTTTCCAAAAATTTATGTGGCATTGTGGCTTGTAAACAATGTCGCTCAGGCCAGTACAACAAGGGAGTAAGGCGTGCATACAGCACATCTATGGTGTCAGCAAAGGTAGCAGAAAGGGTGCTAGGTGACACATTAAAAATGTGTGAAAGATGCTGGATTGGAAGATCAAGCCTTAGACGAATGAGTGTCAGTAAAACCATTTGAAATTGTGACAGCTTCTTTGCAACTGGCAGGAAGGGCTTAACAGTAGTAAACATTGAAAACAAAACGGCAAAACATTGAAGTCCCGTATAATATTGTACTTTTTCTGTATTATCTTTGAAAAACTCTTCATCCATCTTCTGTTTGTTTAACTCAGACCTAAGCTCCCTATTTTCCTGCAAAAGGCGGGTTACTTCTGCACTGCTTTGCGCACAGAACTGGCATTCTGCTCTTAGTCTCTTATCTGCTGGTTTGTCTGTTTCTGTCGTTTCCCTGTATTCCTCTTCTTCCACAGCTGCCTCTGTTTGATCCATATATCCCTCTTCTTCTGCTGCAACTCCTTGTACGCCGTCTCTCTGATCTTCGTTCATGATGTTTTGTTCATTGTGGCCTCCTCCCTCAGATTCCCTCAAATTATGTCTCTGCTGTGTTAGGGCATGCCGATC from Carassius auratus strain Wakin unplaced genomic scaffold, ASM336829v1 scaf_tig00216437, whole genome shotgun sequence harbors:
- the LOC113098228 gene encoding uncharacterized protein LOC113098228, whose product is MVKHLFHSGKPAYEMDESHPDWAPALHLGHSEDTATVSDRHALTQQRHNLRESEGGGHNEQNIMNEDQRDGVQGVAAEEEGYMDQTEAAVEEEEYRETTETDKPADKRLRAECQFCAQSSAEVTRLLQENRELRSELNKQKMDEEFFKDNTEKVQYYTGLQCFAVLFSMFTTVKPFLPVAKKLSQFQMVLLTLIRLRLDLPIQHLSHIFNVSPSTLSATFADTIDVLYARLTPLLYWPERHCLQATMPHKFLETFGKRVPIIVDCFEIHTERQNSMACAQSFSHYKGTHTIKYLIGITPQGLISFVSKGWEGRASDKHITENCGLLNKLLPGDVVLADRGFDIKDSVGMMCAEVTIPPFNKRRCQLDIKDEEDTRAIAHIRIHIERIIGSLRSKYTLIHNTIPISLLLPSKDEEFTLLDKIVNVCCILVNMCPSVVVRPDETEKCAC